The genomic DNA AAGATCGGCTGGTTGGCGATGCTGGGGATCGGCGTGTTTTGGGTGCTGTACCAGCGGACGTTTGGGTACTCGCACGGCCTGGACTCCATGACGCCGGAGTTCGACTCGGTATGGATGGGGCTGTGGCGGTTCAACATCCTGGCGAACGCCGTGTTCTTTGCCGTGTCGATCGGCTGGATCTGGGTGACGCGGGACCGGAACCTGACGAACCTGGACCCGAAACTGGAGTTGAAGCGGTACTTTTACTGGATGGGGTGGTTGGTGTGCTACATCTGGGGCGTGTACTACGCGGGCAGCTACACGTTGGAGCAGGATGCGGCGTGGCACCAAGTGATCATCCGGGACACGAGCTTCACGGCGAGCCACATTGTGGCGTTCTACGGGACGTTCCCGTTGTACATCACGTGCGGTGTGTCGAGCTATCTGTATGCGCAGACGCGGTTGCCGCTGTACAGCCAAGCGACGTCGTTCCCGTTGGTGGCGGCGGTGGTGGGGCCGATGTTCATTCTGCCGAACGTGGGGTTGAACGAGTGGGGCCATGCGTTCTGGTTTGTGGATGAGCTGTTTGCGGCGCCGTTGCACTGGGGCTTCGTGACGTTGGGCTGGTGCGGGTTGTTCGGGGCGGCGGGCGGGGTCGCGGCGCAGATCGTGAGCCGGATGTCGAATCTGGCGGACGTGATCTGGAACAACGCGCCGAAGACGATTCTGGATCCGTTCCCCAGTCAGGTGGGCCCAGGTTCTAAATCTGTCTACTAGTCGATCGTACGAGTGGTGTGAGGATGTGGCCCGGAACTCCAACAGGGGTTCCGGGCCATATTTTTTCTGCCTTATGGCTGTGACTTCCGTACAACCTACTCATCTGTAGGTCCCCTTGCACCGGAATTTCTTCCCGCCTAAAATGTCAATTCAACGTGTCCGCTGTTTGACAGTGATTTGCAGAAACGTCGCTTCCCCAAAATAGTTCATGTGAGTCTCGTGACGGTGGAGGCTATGCTGCGAGAGAGTTTGACTCTTGATCTGTTGTGAGGTGCGCTACTGAGAATGCTTAGAAAGGAGGATTCTATGTTCGTTGAACGTACCTGTCCAACTTGCAACACTGATAAGGCGCAACGCATCCGGGACATTCTTGAACAATCGCCATCTGCAAAAGCGTTAACCGGCTTTCCAACGTCGTATCTCCCGCCAAAGGTCCCCTGGGCCTATCTTCAGGGATTTCTGCTTGGGGTTCCCGTGTATGTTGGCATCTTACTGACCATCGGGTCCCCTCAAGGTTCAGAAGCAGAGATGGCCGTAACAGAGATCGCCTCGTCTGCGGGCTTGTTGGGAGTATGGGTTGGGTATGGAAGGCTAAAAACAAAGACCTATACCGAGAAGCTGGCTGAATGGAAGGATACGATTGCGTCGAAGTTTCTGTGCCGGAAATGCAATCATGCGTTTGAAGGGTAGGCTTATCACGGGAGTCGTAGTCGGTATCTGGTTTATTTGTGATGGAGTCAGCTTCTCATCTGTCGAGACGAGATGGGTACCGATCGAGGAGGCATATCAAACACCCAGCCTTCACACGGTGTATGTTGATCCTGACTCTATAAGTCGAGATGGAAATGTCGTTGTGTTACGGCAATTGACGGACTATCTGTGGATGCAAGGGAATGCTGGGTTTGGACGATTCGGACCGGGGCCTCATCGTTTTTTTTCGACTGTGACCCGCAAAGAATTCCATTGTGCAGACAAACGTGTGCGATTGCTTGCCTTCACTGAATTTTCACATCACATGGGAACTGGTCGACCGGCAGACGGCTATGTGGACCAGAGTCAGTGGCTCCCTATCGAACCAACCAGCATTAATGAAGGTCTGTGGAAGATCGCCTGCAGCCAGCGCTAGCCGAGCGCCATATTTTTTTAGTTCGGTAAATTCAGGCAGGCCCGTCATGGCAAACCGAGATGGTAGCGGGTGTTTATTCGGGATGATACTGGTGTCTCCAATCGGAATGTAAACTTTTCAATGTTGCCGTTGGCCCGATTTGTGATCCCGTTTTCAGGAGAACTTCCGGCCCGCGCCGCGTAATGCCCTTGTAGAGCAGAGGTCTGGGCCGGAGATCCTTTAGCGTCTTGATCAGTGCGAGCCGTTTACCAGCGATCGCGCTTTCCACCGCCGCCACCACCGAATCCACCACCACCGCCGCCAGAACGCGGCTCCTGTGGTTTCGCTTCATTGACCGTTAAGGTGCGGCCACCCATCTCTGTGCCATTCAACGCTGTGATCGCGGCTTGCGCTTCAGCATCCGAGGACATCTCCACGAAGCCAAATCCACGCGACTGTCCCGTGAATTTATCCGAAATGATCTTTGCCGAGGCCACCGTGCCATGCGCCCCGAACGTTTCGGTCAATTGCTGCTCGGTCGCCGAATACGGCAACCCACCGACGTAAAGCTTTGAACCCATCTTGGGGTCCTCCTGTGATGATGACATTGTCCATGACGCGAGAGGATTTCGCAAAAAGGAAGACGCGACCTAAGGATGGTACGGCGTAATGGGACTGAGGCTAAACTTCCAATCACGGTCTCGGTAGGAACAACATCGGTAATAGGCCGTCTTGCGCGCGTTTCATGCGAGGCCTGACGCGATGAAACAGTCGTAGTCTATCAAGATGCCACAACAATAGAAAGTGTTCCTTACCCCATTGGGGGAATCACTAGCGGTCCGATTGATAAGGGCGAACATGCGGTCAAGAATCTCTAACTAAGGCCTCCGGTTGGCGGATTTCACTGTTGGGGACTGACCGCCGAAGCCAACCTACACTCTGAATGATACGACTCACCCGCATGCCCCAATAACCCTACTGCGCGGCTTAATTCACTTAATTCACATCGACCCGCCGCGCCTCATCCGGTGACATAAGCATCGACTTCAGTTCCTCGACAGTCGGCAACGGTGTCGTGTCTTGCTTCGTCAATTCAATTGTCGAGAGTTTTGACAGGTAGAGCATCGCCACTTCTGGCGGGACCACAGCCAAATAGAAATGTACATACCCAGTCGGTCCCCCTGTATACTGAATGTAGATTGTCTGGCCCGCCTGTACGATGATGTCCAGCCAACGGTTATCGATGTCCCCCAACCCCTGATACACTGTGAAGCGATGGCGACCCGGCAAAACCTCACGAGCAAAGGCTGTGTTTCCCCGTATCGCCCCAATGATTGTGTCATCCTGATAGACCGCAATGGTGTTTGGGTCCGCGAAGCGATTGGGCCAGAGAAAGACCACGGTGGCTGTCTCTGGGTGGTGCGGAATGACTACCGGCGATGGAGAAATTCGATACTCACGCGGCATCAGTAATCGAGCCCCACAGCCCTCTAGGACTGCCATTGTGATCAGCACACCTCCGATTGTTTGCCACCTCATAGTGTCAATGTCCCATGGGCTGGTCATACGGCGTCAGTCCCGATTTCATGTAGACGATTTTCTCCGCTGCCTTCCGTCGGGCTTCCAGCACGAGGATCGACTCCGGGCATACCGGACGCAGCGAGTCTTCCTGAATCGGCACCGCAAAGTAGGCATGCACTCGATCAGGCGAATGGTTATAGCCTGCCCCTGAGGTGCTATCCACGGCCATTCCAATCAATCCACCAAAGAGAAGGTTGCCCCAGATCATCCCGCTCGCTGTCGGCACGACCGTCAATTGGTAGGGATGATACCGGTCTTTCGCGACTTCAACGACATAGGTTTTTCCTCGTGGTAGGGATGCGACCACCGGCGTGGCTCCATACGAGTCACCGTTGATCTTGACGCACAACGCCTCCGGCTGACTCGTCACGGTCAGGTCTTGATTCGGCCCGTTGGCGACGGTCGCGCATCCCGTCGCCATCCAGCCTGCTACTACGATTCCAATTGCCAAAACACATCGTGGTCCGTTCATGCTGTCCTCCTGTGTTCCTGCTCGCAGTAGGATGCACTGGAACGGATTGCTTGGGTATTCCCCTATGGAGGGGCCGCTTTACTGGATAGTACTGTGCAGAGCGGGTTTTGTGATTCAGGAAACTGATTGGGTCGTTCCCCTCTCTCTATGTACATCCCCACGGCGGGTCTTCCTTCATGCCTCAAGAGGACCTGGAGAGGACAGGGAGTATGGGGAGGCGACCGAAGAGAAGAGTCACTGCCACCAACAAGCTGGGGTCGATCGTTAGCAGTCACCTCTCAGTGATCTGGTTTCACGCCTGGTACATGCAGCGGGCGACCTTTCCCTGTCCCAAAGATCCAGACCTACTGCGTCTCATCGTCCCTGCGCGGGTTTTCAAACCTGCCCAGACGAGACAGATTCTTCGGAAACTGTTGCCGAACCGGGTTCGAGTTGGCGCGAGATCAGAGACCGGGAGAAGGTCTATCGCTTCGAAGGAGAAGTGGCAGTGAATCGATTTTTCAACGGCTTAAGTCCACATTGAAAGGTCTGGTGTCCCCAACGGGTCCCGTCAGACAGGGGAGCAACTCCTGACCGTCCGCTAAGCTTCATAATCGAGCTTCTGGTGGAGGCGGCATGAACCACCGGCTCGAACTTGCCCCTCGTCATAGCCACATCACTCGGAAGGTCCGCATAGCGAACCAGAGGACGCTCGATATCTCCGTCCACGACGATCTCTCCCCGGCCGAAATCTTCTTTCGAGTGAAAGGTCCTGACTGTACCCCAGAGCTCATCGGTCTTTACGACGTGAGTGCCCGCCTGACGAGCGTGGCCTTGCAGTACGGTGCCATCATCCCCCGAAAAGCTCGGCGATCTCCTCACAGGCGCCAAATTTGCCCCATGCGGGTCTGTGTCAGGGCATGATCGGCTGAAACACTGCTCCAGCTTGCCGGATCTGATTGGCCGGCATCTGTTGGTCGAGTACTGCAGCAGTGAGGAGCTGGCTCATGTCACAAGAGCGATCGATGAGACTGTGCAGACGAAGGAACATCAGAATGTTGACGGCTAAGCGGGAGCGGTTCTGCCCGGAAATGATCAAGCCGAAGGCCACACAGATTAAAGCGTATAAGGCCGCGTTCAACGTCAAAGAAAATGAGTCGAGCCGCTATGGATGTCGAATCTTCGAAATTGATGAAGAACCCTGAGATTGCCCTAAGACTCAAAGAACTCATGACACCCGTGATCGCCGAAGTCCAACTCACCCGCGAGCAGTGGATCAAGGACGGGCTGAGCCGCGGACGCTCGAAAGCTGTTCGATAAGTTCGGGAATCCCATTCCGGTCGCTGAACTGGGAGACAACGAGATTAAGCTGCTCGAAAGGTTCAAGCACAAGACGGAATACTTGGGGGTGAAGAAAGCGGAAGGGGGGCGAACAAGCGGTTGAGAGTGGCTCGACCCAGCTTGAGGATGCCCAGATCCCGAAAGATCCGGAGACCGGTGAACCCTTCCCCGATCACCACACCCGCATGGCCGCAGCCGATCGCTTGATCGAGCTCTATGGGGAGTTAACAAAAACCAAGACGGACGTGAATCTTGGTGGATCTAGACTTGAAGAGATCGTGTTAGCTTCTTTGGAATTGGAACGAGAAGAGAATGAGGCCCGATGAGTCCTGACAACCCACGTGACATGGGCGCCCACCGATGAACCTCCTCGACACCAACCGAATCTGGTTTTGGCCGTCCGAGGTCGCCAAGATCGGCCACGTCTCGAAGCAGACAGTTTATCACTGGGTCCAAGAGGGCAAGATCACCACGATCCTCAAGATGCGGCCCTTCAAGATCCGACGGGAAGAGGTCGAACAGATACTCAATCGGGGATAGAACCCTATAAACCTCCACCAAAAGGTTTGGAGATCAGCAAGACCTTTTTTCGGGTTGATTCTACTTCTTAGCAGCCTTACGTTTGCGCTTTGGTCTGAGGGGTTCTACCACTGACCTTGCAAGCTTCATGGGGTCAGATGGATTCTTGGAGGGCAGCTTCTTTTCCTTTGGCACGGGCTTCATGGTGGCCTTTCGTTTTGGCTGTAACATGGCCTCATCATGCCACAGCTTTTGGCCTTTCGCCAACCTTTCAGGGTTCAAACTTACCAGTACCCCAGCATTCATCGGAGGCAACAGAGGCAGCGTGAAAGGTCAGGTTTATCCTCTCAAAGGCTTC from Candidatus Nitrospira nitrificans includes the following:
- the amoC gene encoding bacterial ammonia monooxygenase, subunit AmoC, whose product is KIGWLAMLGIGVFWVLYQRTFGYSHGLDSMTPEFDSVWMGLWRFNILANAVFFAVSIGWIWVTRDRNLTNLDPKLELKRYFYWMGWLVCYIWGVYYAGSYTLEQDAAWHQVIIRDTSFTASHIVAFYGTFPLYITCGVSSYLYAQTRLPLYSQATSFPLVAAVVGPMFILPNVGLNEWGHAFWFVDELFAAPLHWGFVTLGWCGLFGAAGGVAAQIVSRMSNLADVIWNNAPKTILDPFPSQVGPGSKSVY
- a CDS encoding surface-adhesin E family protein, coding for MRLKGRLITGVVVGIWFICDGVSFSSVETRWVPIEEAYQTPSLHTVYVDPDSISRDGNVVVLRQLTDYLWMQGNAGFGRFGPGPHRFFSTVTRKEFHCADKRVRLLAFTEFSHHMGTGRPADGYVDQSQWLPIEPTSINEGLWKIACSQR
- a CDS encoding RNA recognition motif domain-containing protein, with amino-acid sequence MGSKLYVGGLPYSATEQQLTETFGAHGTVASAKIISDKFTGQSRGFGFVEMSSDAEAQAAITALNGTEMGGRTLTVNEAKPQEPRSGGGGGGFGGGGGGKRDRW
- a CDS encoding PEGA domain-containing protein, which encodes MNGPRCVLAIGIVVAGWMATGCATVANGPNQDLTVTSQPEALCVKINGDSYGATPVVASLPRGKTYVVEVAKDRYHPYQLTVVPTASGMIWGNLLFGGLIGMAVDSTSGAGYNHSPDRVHAYFAVPIQEDSLRPVCPESILVLEARRKAAEKIVYMKSGLTPYDQPMGH
- a CDS encoding helix-turn-helix domain-containing protein — its product is MNLLDTNRIWFWPSEVAKIGHVSKQTVYHWVQEGKITTILKMRPFKIRREEVEQILNRG